One Brassica napus cultivar Da-Ae chromosome C4, Da-Ae, whole genome shotgun sequence genomic region harbors:
- the LOC106391681 gene encoding 40S ribosomal protein S2-2 — protein sequence MAERGGERGAERGGDRGGFGRGFGGGRGDRGGRGGPRGRGGRRGGRPTEEEKWTPVTKLGRLVQAGKIQKLEQIYLHSLPVKEYQIIDLLVGPTLKDEVMKIMPVQKQTRAGQRTRFKAFVVVGDTNGHVGLGVKCSKEVATAIRGGIILAKLSVIPVRRGYWGNKIGKPHTVPCKVTGKCGSVTVRMVPAPRGAGIVAARVPKKVLQFAGIDDVFTSSRGSTKTLGNFVKATFDCLQKTYGFLTPEFWKETSFKKSPYQEYTDLLAEKGTATKAITEVEDQAAS from the exons ATGGCTGAACGAGGCGGAGAACGAGGCGCCGAGCGAGGAGGAGACCGCGGCGGTTTCGGACGGGGATTCGGAGGAGGTCGCGGCGACAGAGGAGGCCGCGGAGGTCCGAGAGGCCGAGGCGGCAGACGCGGAGGACGTCCCACAGAGGAGGAGAAGTGGACCCCAGTGACCAAGCTCGGCCGTCTCGTGCAAGCCGGAAAGATCCAGAAGCTCGAGCAGATCTACCTCCACTCGCTCCCCGTCAAGGAGTACCAGATCATCGACCTCCTCGTCGGTCCAACTTTAAAAGACGAGGTGATGAAGATCATGCCGGTTCAGAAACAGACCAGGGCCGGTCAGAGGACGAGGTTCAAGGCTTTTGTCGTTGTCGGAGACACGAATGGTCATGTTGGTTTGGGTGTGAAGTGCTCCAAGGAGGTGGCGACGGCGATCAGAGGTGGGATTATATTGGCGAAGCTGTCGGTGATTCCCGTGAGGAGAGGGTACTGGGGGAACAAGATTGGGAAGCCGCATACGGTTCCTTGTAAGGTTACGGGGAAGTGTGGGTCTGTTACGGTGAGGATGGTGCCTGCTCCGAGGGGGGCGGGGATTGTGGCGGCTAGGGTTCCTAAGAAGGTGCTTCAGTTCGCTGGGATTGATGATGTGTTTACTTCTTCCAGGGGATCTACTAAGACTCTTGGAAACTTCGTAAAG GCTACATTTGACTGTCTCCAGAAGACTTATGGATTCCTGACACCAGAGTTCTGGAAAGAGACGAGCTTTAAAAAGTCACCGTACCAGGAGTACACTGATCTGCTGGCCGAGAAGGGAACTGCAACCAAAGCCATCACCGAGGTTGAAGACCAAGCCGCCtcctaa
- the LOC106395558 gene encoding polygalacturonase ADPG2, which translates to MAHCCTVLTGLLVWSLLMLSWCEASRNNINRYDHSYGTFKSNSLIKRRDDITRLKSVARASLQLPTTVSVSDFGAKGDGKTDDTQAFVNAWKKACSSSGAVNLLVPEGKTYFLKSIRLNGPCKSILTVQILGTLSASQQRSDYKDLSKWITFDGVNSLTVDGGATGTVNGNGETWWENSCKRNEAKKCTKAPTALTFYNSKNLRVNNLRVKDAQQIQISIEKCSNVQVSNVEVTAPADSPNTDGIHITNTQNIQVSKSIIGTGDDCISIESGSQNVKINDLTCGPGHGISIGSLGDDNSKAFVSGVTVDGAKLSGTDNGVRIKTYQGGSGTASNIIFQNIQMENVKNPIIIDQDYCDKSKCTEQKSAVQIKNVVYRNISGTSASDIAITFNCSKNYPCQGIVVDKVNIKGGKASCSNANVMDKDGVLPQCKST; encoded by the exons ATGGCTCATTGTTGCACAGTTCTTACCGGTTTACTAGTATGGTCTCTTTTGATGCTCTCATGGTGCGAAGCTTCAAGAAACAACATTAATAGATATGATCATTCTTATGGAACGTTCAAATCCAATAGCTTAATCAAGCGAAGAGACGATATCACTCGTCTGAAAAGTGTTGCAAGAGCCTCTTTGCAGCTTCCAACCACCGTTAGTGTTTCTGATTTTGGAGCTAAAGGAGATGGAAAAACCGACGACACGCAG GCGTTCGTGAATGCATGGAAGAAAGCTTGTTCTTCAAGTGGAGCTGTAAATCTCTTAGTTCCTGAAGGAAAAACTTATTTCCTTAAGTCTATTCGATTAAATGGCCCATGCAAATCAATTCTTACCGTTCAG ATTTTAGGAACGCTATCGGCATCTCAACAACGATCGGATTATAAAGATCTCAGCAAATGGATTACGTTTGACGGCGTTAACAGTCTAACGGTTGATGGCGGGGCCACCGGAACTGTCAACGGAAACGGCGAAACGTGGTGGGAAAACTCATGCAAACGGAACGAAGCTAAG AAATGCACAAAAGCCCCAACG GCTCTTACTTTCTACAACTCAAAGAATTTGAGAGTTAATAATCTGAGGGTGAAAGATGCGCAACAGATCCAGATTTCGATTGAGAAATGCTCCAACGTTCAGGTCTCAAATGTTGAGGTCACTGCGCCTGCTGATAGTCCTAACACTGATGGTATCCACATCACTAACACTCAAAACATTCAAGTCTCCAAATCCATCATTGGAACAG GTGATGATTGTATATCTATTGAAAGTGGATCACAAAACGTTAAAATCAACGATTTAACTTGCGGCCCCGGTCACGGTATCAG CATTGGGAGCTTAGGAGATGACAATTCAAAGGCATTTGTATCAGGCGTGACTGTGGATGGTGCTAAACTTTCCGGTACAGACAATGGAGTTAGGATCAAAACTTACCAG GGAGGGTCTGGAACTGCTAGCAACATTATATTTCAGAACATTCAGATGGAAAATGTGAAGAATCCAATTATAATCGACCAAGATTATTGCGACAAGAGCAAATGCACTGAACAA AAATCAGCGGTCCAAATAAAGAACGTGGTGTACCGGAACATAAGCGGCACAAGCGCATCGGACATAGCAATAACTTTCAACTGCAGCAAGAACTATCCATGCCAAGGAATTGTAGTCGACAAAGTGAACATTAAGGGAGGGAAAGCAAGTTGCAGCAACGCTAATGTGATGGATAAAGACGGTGTTTTGCCTCAGTGCAAATCCACTTGA